From Deferribacterota bacterium, one genomic window encodes:
- a CDS encoding S4 domain-containing protein, producing the protein MRVDLLLKTLRIFKRRTIASEAAREGFVFINGKVVKPSYEPKAGDILELKSDIYHSKYLILKIPENKNIKDIDSYIKKL; encoded by the coding sequence ATGAGAGTTGACCTACTATTAAAAACTCTTCGTATATTTAAGAGGAGAACAATAGCAAGTGAGGCAGCAAGAGAGGGTTTTGTCTTTATAAATGGCAAGGTAGTAAAGCCTTCATATGAACCTAAAGCAGGTGATATATTAGAATTGAAAAGTGATATCTATCATAGCAAATATTTAATTTTAAAAATTCCTGAAAATAAAAATATAAAGGATATTGATAGCTATATAAAAAAGTTGTAG
- a CDS encoding SurA N-terminal domain-containing protein: MFCKHLLFTIFLLLAIFKGVEAKIIDEIVAVVGDKAITRYEVESFNPAQLKEIASLKDENKKIPLKKKYYDEVVEFLVDQYVIEIAAKKEGIEVTDQEVEKAVESVAKQNNITAEQLEEILAKQNIPMSQYKWQLKQQLLRARIGDKILEPLMVVTEEDIKNYLDTHRDEYKLKDRYELRAIVVSNKEKFGKVMDYISKTGNFAEAAIEYSEDITAKKGGYLGWVNRDELAKNIKEKIKDQNVGDIFSVNDNNIYRIFLIESYKSAGAIDEDTRKNIVDKIREEKYSEIFDKWLERQKENIFVKYEY, encoded by the coding sequence ATGAGATAGTTGCTGTTGTTGGTGATAAAGCTATTACAAGATATGAGGTAGAATCCTTTAATCCTGCTCAATTAAAAGAAATTGCTTCATTAAAGGATGAGAATAAGAAGATACCCCTAAAAAAGAAATATTACGATGAGGTAGTTGAATTTCTTGTTGACCAGTATGTTATTGAGATAGCAGCTAAAAAAGAGGGTATTGAGGTTACAGATCAAGAGGTTGAAAAGGCGGTGGAATCTGTTGCAAAACAGAATAATATAACTGCCGAACAGTTAGAGGAAATACTAGCAAAGCAGAATATACCAATGTCTCAGTACAAATGGCAATTAAAACAACAATTATTAAGAGCAAGGATAGGAGACAAAATATTAGAGCCACTAATGGTAGTAACTGAAGAAGATATAAAAAATTATTTAGATACCCATAGGGATGAATACAAGCTAAAGGATAGATATGAACTTAGAGCTATTGTTGTCTCTAATAAAGAGAAATTTGGAAAAGTTATGGATTATATAAGTAAAACTGGTAATTTTGCTGAGGCAGCTATAGAGTATTCTGAGGACATAACAGCAAAAAAAGGAGGATATCTTGGATGGGTTAACAGAGATGAACTAGCAAAAAATATTAAAGAAAAGATAAAAGATCAAAATGTGGGCGATATTTTCTCTGTTAATGATAATAATATTTATAGAATATTTTTAATTGAAAGCTATAAAAGTGCAGGGGCAATTGATGAGGATACAAGAAAGAATATAGTAGATAAGATAAGAGAAGAAAAATATAGTGAAATTTTTGACAAATGGTTAGAGAGACAAAAGGAAAATATATTTGTTAAATATGAATATTGA